GAGTACATCATTGGCCATCCAACGATGATGATAACTCACCCTGTCGTGCGCATCGATGAGCGCATTGACCACCTCGTCGGCCAGTAACTCGCCATCACCAAAATACACACGATTTGTCGGTTTCACATAAACCGGCAAACCTTTATAACGGGGATGTGCAATCTGCGGTAAATGGGCCAGAACGCCGTTGATGAAAGCCGCGCTCCCGCTGCGGGTGCAGGTAATCGCCGGGGCTGAGTAATACAGGTGCAACATCCCGTCCGCCAGGCTGAAGCGAACATTTTTGAATCTGCCCAGCAGCGCCCGCAACTCTTTTTCCGTATGGACGCCGAATTCGTTTTTCCAGCGCTCGGCCTCCCACCGGGATTCATAGGTAACACCCGTATCTTCCAACCGGAATCGCAGATCATCAGGCATTACTTCCAGCATTTCCACGCCATCGACCAATGTGGTTTCGCCGCCAGCCTCAACTGGCGGTGTCACGCACATGAAAAAGCACACCTCTGGCGGCGGCGGATACGGGCGATAGGCCCCCTCAGAATGTCCAAGCAAAATGAAATTGTTGCGAAATACTTCGGTGGTAAAACCATCCCCGGCCGTTTGGCGCAGCACCTGACGGGTGCCCACCCCGTGAAAATCCTTGCAGAATTGCCGGGTCATCGACTCGAAACCGTCGAGGTGAAATTCAAATCCCCGCAAGAGCACGACCCCATATTGTTCAAAAGCAGACCGGATGGCTGCTGTTTGCGTGCCATCCGAGGCGTAGCGCATCTCGAAAACTGTCATGGCGTTGGCCTAACCCAGGGTGGCGGGCAAGGCCTCCAACCCGCGAAAGAAGGAATTTCTACGCCATTGAGGGCGCTCATTCAGGAGATGCAGGGCTGGACATAGCGCCAGCATTCTGTCCAACGCAATCCGGGCCTCAAGCCGCGCCAATGTCTTGCCCAGGCAATTATGCAGCCCCACCCCAAAAGCCAGATGGCGGTTGGGGGTGCGCCGGATATCGAAGCGATCGGGGTCCGGAAACTCGGTTTCATCGCGGTTCGCGGCACCGATAATGATGCCCAATTGTTGACCGGGTTCCAGGCGCATTCCGGCCAGCTCCATCGGTTCGACCGCGATACGGAATGTGGTTCTTTGCTCCGGGCTTTCAAAGCGCAGAATTTCTTCTACCGCACCCGGCATGAGTTCCGG
This region of Gammaproteobacteria bacterium genomic DNA includes:
- a CDS encoding TauD/TfdA family dioxygenase; translated protein: MTVFEMRYASDGTQTAAIRSAFEQYGVVLLRGFEFHLDGFESMTRQFCKDFHGVGTRQVLRQTAGDGFTTEVFRNNFILLGHSEGAYRPYPPPPEVCFFMCVTPPVEAGGETTLVDGVEMLEVMPDDLRFRLEDTGVTYESRWEAERWKNEFGVHTEKELRALLGRFKNVRFSLADGMLHLYYSAPAITCTRSGSAAFINGVLAHLPQIAHPRYKGLPVYVKPTNRVYFGDGELLADEVVNALIDAHDRVSYHHRWMANDVLIVDNTRYMHGREMTAQPCERILISRFGHLR